The following proteins come from a genomic window of Tepidiforma thermophila:
- a CDS encoding Lrp/AsnC family transcriptional regulator, with protein MVKAFVLIVVDPAKTIEVYEKLRAVEGISEVYQVMGPYDIVAVVEVPNLTDVPAVISRHIRAIEGIESTTTCVTFPETAGAR; from the coding sequence ATGGTGAAAGCCTTCGTCCTCATCGTCGTCGACCCCGCCAAAACCATTGAGGTCTACGAAAAGCTCCGCGCCGTCGAAGGCATCTCCGAGGTCTACCAGGTCATGGGTCCCTACGACATCGTCGCCGTCGTCGAGGTCCCGAACCTCACCGACGTCCCGGCGGTCATCTCGCGCCACATCCGCGCCATCGAGGGCATCGAAAGCACCACGACCTGCGTCACCTTCCCCGAGACAGCCGGCGCACGCTGA
- a CDS encoding ABC transporter ATP-binding protein produces MSSAVVAEGVRRQYGERVALDGFSLEVPEGSVFGVLGPNGSGKSTFLALVAGAERPPEGSLTILGGPPTRSVRARIGTVFQENASDPLMTPLEYLLFAAGLFGVTGRAARERSADLLERFGLAARANDPISTLSGGMRRRLEVARALLHRPALLLLDEPTTGVDPEERKLLWETVLAERGGATVLLATNDLHEADAVCDLVAFVQAGRVVATGSPAELKRNLRKQTVRVELHSASSEVEARIAELAGADNVAAANGELLLTTDDAPALAAQLLAAVGTAIRGLRIDEASLEDAYFQFVQRRMEAVR; encoded by the coding sequence GTGAGCAGCGCGGTCGTTGCGGAGGGTGTCCGGCGGCAATACGGTGAGCGGGTCGCCCTGGACGGTTTTTCGCTTGAAGTACCGGAGGGGAGCGTGTTCGGGGTGCTCGGCCCAAATGGGAGCGGCAAGAGCACCTTTCTCGCGCTGGTTGCCGGCGCTGAACGGCCGCCGGAGGGCTCGCTGACGATCCTCGGGGGGCCGCCGACGCGCAGCGTGCGCGCCCGGATCGGCACCGTGTTCCAGGAGAACGCATCGGACCCGCTGATGACGCCGCTGGAGTACCTGCTCTTCGCCGCGGGGCTGTTCGGGGTGACCGGGCGGGCGGCGCGGGAGCGGTCGGCGGACCTGCTCGAGCGATTTGGGCTTGCAGCGCGGGCGAACGACCCGATTTCGACCCTCTCGGGCGGAATGCGGCGGCGGCTGGAGGTTGCGCGGGCGTTGCTGCACCGACCTGCGCTGCTGCTGCTGGATGAGCCGACGACCGGCGTGGACCCGGAGGAGCGGAAACTGCTCTGGGAGACGGTGCTGGCGGAGCGGGGCGGTGCGACGGTGCTGCTGGCGACCAACGACCTTCACGAGGCTGACGCGGTGTGCGACCTGGTGGCGTTCGTCCAGGCGGGGCGGGTCGTGGCGACGGGCTCGCCGGCTGAGCTGAAGCGGAACTTGCGGAAGCAGACGGTGCGGGTCGAGCTGCACAGCGCGAGCAGCGAGGTCGAGGCGCGGATTGCGGAGCTGGCCGGGGCCGACAACGTGGCTGCAGCGAACGGCGAGCTGCTGCTTACGACGGATGACGCTCCGGCGCTGGCCGCCCAGCTGCTCGCAGCGGTCGGTACGGCGATCCGCGGCCTGCGCATTGACGAAGCCTCGCTCGAGGACGCGTATTTCCAGTTCGTGCAGCGACGCATGGAGGCCGTGCGATGA
- a CDS encoding YggT family protein, with product MLTWAIIARALLSWLPIDQSSPLYQLLFRVTEPIIDPFRRVIPRAGMIDLSPMMAILALLVMQQLVAMLVVPA from the coding sequence ATCCTGACCTGGGCGATTATCGCGCGGGCATTGTTGAGCTGGCTGCCGATCGACCAGTCGAGTCCGCTGTATCAGCTGCTGTTCCGCGTGACGGAGCCGATCATCGACCCGTTCCGGCGGGTGATCCCGCGGGCGGGCATGATCGACCTCTCGCCGATGATGGCGATCCTCGCGCTGCTGGTGATGCAGCAGCTGGTCGCCATGCTGGTGGTACCGGCGTAG
- the lepA gene encoding translation elongation factor 4, with amino-acid sequence MVDQSHIRNFCIIAHIDHGKSTLADRLLERTGTISEREMAEQVLDSMDLEREKGITIKAAAARMLYRASDGQEYELNLIDTPGHVDFAYEVSRSLAACEGALLVVDASQGIEAQTLANVYLAMNQDLTLIPVLNKIDLPHAEPERVAAELERVIGFSRDEVILASAKEGVGVDEILEAIVARIPPPSGNPNAPLKALIFDSKYDAYKGVVAHVRVVDGEMHGRRNLKLMSTGAVFEPLEFGIFSPGMRPLEGLAAGEVGYVATGLKDVAECRVGDTITWADEPAAEPLPGYRRAKPMVFAGIYPTDSDQYQELRDALAKLVLNDASLVYEPESSVALGFGFRCGFLGLLHLEIVVERLEREYGLSLLTTAPSVEYRVQTTSGEEIVVDNPADLPDPSRIAVISEPWAKIDVITPSRYIGQVMDLVTSRRGQFLRMEFLEAENELAPGEARVLLEYDVPMAEILVDFYDQLKSSTSGYASLDYQVKEYRPARLVKVDILVNGVPVDALSVITHASNAEKVGRALVTKLKDLIPRQLFEVPIQAAVGGKIIARETIRAMRKNVLAKCYGGDVTRKRKLLEKQAEGKKKMKRVGSVEIPQEAFMAVLRLRE; translated from the coding sequence ATCGTGGACCAGTCCCACATCCGCAATTTCTGCATCATCGCCCACATCGACCACGGCAAGTCGACCCTCGCCGACCGGCTCCTCGAACGCACCGGCACCATCTCCGAGCGCGAAATGGCCGAACAGGTCCTCGATTCCATGGACCTCGAGCGCGAAAAGGGCATCACCATCAAAGCCGCCGCCGCCCGCATGCTCTACCGCGCCTCCGACGGCCAGGAGTACGAACTCAACCTCATCGATACCCCCGGCCATGTCGACTTCGCCTACGAGGTCTCCCGCTCCCTCGCCGCCTGCGAAGGCGCCCTCCTCGTCGTCGACGCCTCACAGGGCATCGAGGCCCAGACGCTCGCCAACGTCTACCTCGCGATGAACCAGGACCTCACCCTCATCCCGGTCCTCAATAAAATCGACCTTCCCCACGCCGAGCCCGAACGCGTCGCCGCCGAGCTCGAGCGCGTCATCGGCTTCTCCCGCGACGAAGTCATCCTCGCCAGCGCCAAAGAAGGCGTCGGCGTCGACGAGATCCTCGAAGCCATCGTCGCCCGCATCCCGCCGCCCTCCGGCAACCCCAACGCCCCCCTCAAGGCGCTCATCTTTGATTCGAAATACGACGCCTACAAGGGCGTCGTCGCCCACGTCCGCGTTGTCGACGGCGAGATGCACGGCCGCCGGAACCTCAAGCTCATGTCCACCGGCGCAGTCTTCGAACCGCTGGAGTTCGGTATTTTCAGCCCCGGCATGCGCCCCCTCGAGGGCCTCGCCGCCGGCGAAGTCGGCTACGTCGCCACCGGCCTCAAGGACGTCGCCGAGTGCCGCGTCGGCGACACCATCACCTGGGCCGACGAACCCGCCGCCGAGCCGCTCCCCGGCTACCGCCGCGCCAAGCCCATGGTCTTCGCCGGCATCTACCCCACCGATTCCGACCAGTACCAGGAGCTCCGCGACGCGCTCGCCAAGCTCGTCCTCAACGATGCCTCACTCGTCTACGAACCCGAATCCTCCGTCGCCCTCGGGTTCGGCTTCCGCTGCGGCTTCCTCGGCCTCCTCCACCTCGAAATCGTCGTCGAACGGCTCGAGCGCGAATACGGCCTCTCCCTCCTGACCACCGCCCCCTCCGTCGAATACCGCGTCCAAACCACCTCCGGCGAGGAGATCGTCGTCGACAACCCCGCCGACCTCCCCGACCCCTCGCGCATCGCCGTCATCTCCGAGCCCTGGGCGAAAATCGATGTCATCACCCCCAGCCGCTACATCGGCCAGGTCATGGACCTCGTCACCAGCCGGCGCGGCCAGTTCCTCCGCATGGAATTCCTCGAAGCGGAGAACGAACTCGCCCCCGGGGAGGCCCGCGTCCTCCTCGAATACGACGTCCCGATGGCCGAAATCCTCGTCGACTTCTACGACCAGCTGAAGAGCTCCACCTCCGGCTACGCCAGCCTCGATTACCAGGTCAAGGAATACCGGCCTGCCCGGCTCGTCAAGGTCGACATCCTCGTTAACGGAGTCCCGGTCGATGCCCTCTCGGTCATCACCCATGCCAGCAACGCCGAAAAAGTCGGCCGCGCTCTCGTAACCAAACTCAAAGACCTCATCCCTCGCCAGCTCTTCGAAGTCCCCATCCAGGCGGCTGTCGGCGGCAAAATCATCGCCCGCGAGACCATCCGCGCCATGCGCAAAAACGTCCTCGCCAAGTGCTACGGCGGCGACGTCACCCGCAAGCGGAAGCTCCTCGAAAAGCAGGCCGAAGGCAAGAAGAAGATGAAGCGCGTCGGCAGCGTCGAAATCCCCCAGGAAGCCTTCATGGCCGTCCTCCGCCTCAGGGAGTGA
- the mdh gene encoding malate dehydrogenase, producing the protein MPRKKVTIVGAGMTGGAMAQRLIERDICDVVLQDDPQFAGTMHHGKALDESQAAPWEGFSTRIMATDGWEETADSDVVVVTAGAPRKPGMSREELLNGNAEIVRSKVAAAAKVSPNAVIIVFSNPMDAMCHVAMQASGFPRERVIGQGGALDSARYRYFIAAELGVSVNDVHGYVIGGHTDTTMVPVVSQTRVGGVPLTDLLPPEKVQAIVARAMRGGAEIGELYKTGSAYFAPSAATIAMVEAILLDQRRLIPCSVYHQGEYGIRDVFSGTVCQLGEGGIQRTFELPLTDEERAKVIAAAEATKELLKLLN; encoded by the coding sequence ATGCCTCGGAAGAAGGTCACGATTGTTGGCGCCGGGATGACCGGCGGAGCGATGGCGCAGCGCCTGATCGAGCGGGACATCTGCGATGTGGTGCTGCAGGATGACCCGCAATTCGCGGGGACGATGCACCACGGGAAGGCGCTGGATGAGTCGCAGGCGGCGCCATGGGAGGGGTTTTCGACGCGGATTATGGCGACGGACGGCTGGGAAGAGACCGCCGACAGCGACGTCGTGGTGGTCACGGCCGGGGCTCCGCGGAAGCCAGGCATGAGCCGCGAGGAGCTGCTGAACGGGAATGCGGAGATTGTGCGGTCGAAGGTGGCCGCGGCGGCGAAGGTCTCGCCGAACGCGGTGATCATCGTGTTTTCGAACCCGATGGATGCGATGTGCCACGTGGCGATGCAGGCGAGCGGCTTTCCGCGGGAGCGGGTCATCGGGCAGGGCGGGGCGCTGGACAGCGCGCGCTACCGGTATTTCATTGCGGCGGAGCTCGGGGTTTCGGTGAACGACGTCCACGGGTATGTCATCGGCGGGCACACGGATACGACGATGGTGCCGGTGGTTTCGCAGACGCGCGTGGGCGGGGTGCCGCTGACCGACCTGCTGCCGCCGGAGAAGGTGCAGGCGATTGTCGCGCGGGCGATGCGCGGCGGCGCGGAGATCGGGGAGCTGTACAAGACGGGGTCGGCGTATTTCGCGCCCTCGGCGGCGACGATTGCGATGGTTGAGGCGATCCTGCTCGACCAGCGGCGGCTGATCCCGTGTTCGGTGTACCACCAGGGCGAGTACGGCATCCGCGACGTGTTCAGCGGGACGGTGTGCCAGCTCGGGGAAGGCGGCATCCAGCGGACGTTCGAGCTGCCGCTGACGGACGAGGAGCGGGCAAAGGTCATCGCGGCGGCGGAAGCGACGAAGGAGCTGCTGAAGCTGCTGAACTGA
- the rplT gene encoding 50S ribosomal protein L20 encodes MSRVKRGVTAHRRHKKVLALTKGHAGQRHRLFRRANESMLHALRYSYENRRDRKGDFRELWIVRINAAARLNGLSYSRFINGLKKAGIELDRKVLADLAVTRPDAFSQLAEKARAALAT; translated from the coding sequence ATGAGCCGCGTCAAGCGGGGCGTCACCGCCCACCGCCGACATAAAAAGGTCCTCGCCCTCACGAAGGGTCACGCCGGTCAGCGCCACCGGCTCTTCCGCCGCGCCAACGAGAGCATGCTCCACGCGCTGCGCTACAGCTACGAAAACCGGCGCGACCGCAAGGGCGACTTCCGCGAGCTCTGGATCGTCCGCATCAACGCAGCAGCCCGCCTCAACGGCCTCAGCTACAGCCGCTTCATCAACGGCCTCAAAAAAGCCGGCATCGAGCTCGATCGCAAGGTCCTCGCCGACCTCGCGGTCACCCGGCCCGACGCCTTCTCGCAGCTCGCCGAGAAGGCCCGCGCGGCACTCGCAACCTGA
- a CDS encoding UTP--glucose-1-phosphate uridylyltransferase, with protein MVQPVTTAVILAAGLGTRMLPATKAVPKEMLPLVDRPLIDWCVDEAVAAGITRIVFVIAEGKESILEHFRAGARVETALRETGNQALADSLAAIAAKAEFHAVYQPKQLGIAHAVACAREFVEGQPFALLFPDDVILGRQSCTAQLVEAYAATGGTVIAVEQVADADVPQYGIVDPADDGNPARLRRVVEKPRLEEAPSRLGIVGRYVLSETILAHIDATPPGKNGELQITDAIARQIAAGEPVSALRFEGRRYDTGRPLGYIVANVAAALARPELAGPLRERLAPLLNEEEPCAS; from the coding sequence ATGGTGCAGCCGGTTACCACGGCAGTCATCCTCGCGGCTGGGCTGGGGACGCGGATGCTCCCGGCGACGAAGGCGGTGCCGAAGGAGATGCTTCCGCTGGTGGACCGGCCGCTCATCGACTGGTGCGTCGACGAGGCGGTTGCGGCGGGGATTACGCGGATTGTGTTCGTGATTGCGGAGGGGAAGGAGTCGATCCTGGAGCACTTCCGCGCGGGGGCGCGGGTGGAGACGGCGCTGCGGGAGACAGGGAACCAGGCGCTGGCAGATTCGCTGGCGGCGATCGCGGCGAAGGCGGAGTTCCATGCGGTGTACCAGCCGAAGCAGCTGGGCATCGCCCATGCGGTGGCGTGCGCCCGGGAGTTCGTTGAGGGACAGCCGTTCGCGCTGCTCTTCCCGGATGACGTCATTCTCGGACGGCAGTCGTGCACGGCGCAGCTGGTGGAGGCGTACGCCGCGACGGGGGGGACGGTGATCGCGGTGGAGCAGGTGGCCGACGCGGACGTGCCGCAGTACGGGATTGTGGACCCCGCGGATGACGGGAACCCTGCGCGGCTGCGGCGGGTCGTTGAGAAGCCGCGGCTGGAGGAGGCGCCCTCGCGGCTGGGCATCGTGGGGCGGTACGTGCTTTCGGAGACGATTCTCGCGCACATCGATGCGACGCCGCCGGGGAAGAACGGCGAACTGCAGATTACCGATGCGATTGCCCGGCAGATTGCAGCGGGCGAGCCGGTTTCGGCGCTGCGGTTCGAGGGCCGGCGGTACGATACGGGGCGGCCCCTGGGGTATATCGTCGCGAATGTTGCTGCCGCGCTCGCGCGGCCGGAGCTGGCGGGGCCGCTGCGGGAACGACTGGCGCCGCTGCTGAACGAGGAGGAGCCGTGCGCATCCTGA
- the proC gene encoding pyrroline-5-carboxylate reductase, whose translation MKVAIVGGGVMGEAILAGALDRGVFEPQDVTVIEKVDARRTQLRAAYGVEATAEFGPMGDAGLVVLAVKPQELATVKGRVRPGALILSIMAGVRIATIQEAFDHPFVVRAMPNTPAAIRAGMTAWTAAPTVTVEQRSIARRLLGAIGRELYVDDERKIDMATAVSGSGPAYVFLFIEALIEGAVNVGLPRAQAEELVVQTVVGSAQYLQESGKSAAELRAMVTSPAGTTAAGLLEMERAALRAAIIEGVRAAYARAVELGGPA comes from the coding sequence ATGAAGGTCGCAATCGTCGGCGGCGGCGTGATGGGCGAGGCGATCCTCGCCGGGGCGCTCGACCGGGGCGTGTTCGAGCCGCAGGATGTCACGGTCATCGAGAAGGTCGATGCGCGCCGGACGCAGTTACGGGCGGCCTACGGCGTGGAGGCCACGGCCGAGTTCGGGCCGATGGGCGATGCCGGGCTCGTGGTGCTGGCGGTGAAGCCGCAGGAGCTGGCGACGGTGAAGGGGCGGGTGCGCCCGGGTGCGCTGATCCTGTCGATTATGGCCGGGGTGCGGATCGCGACCATCCAGGAGGCGTTCGACCACCCGTTTGTGGTGCGGGCGATGCCGAACACGCCGGCGGCGATTCGGGCCGGGATGACTGCGTGGACGGCGGCGCCGACGGTGACGGTGGAGCAGCGGAGCATTGCGCGGCGGCTGCTGGGGGCCATCGGGCGGGAGCTGTACGTCGACGACGAGCGGAAGATTGACATGGCGACGGCCGTCAGCGGCAGCGGGCCGGCCTATGTGTTCCTGTTCATCGAGGCGCTGATCGAAGGGGCGGTGAACGTTGGGCTGCCGCGAGCGCAGGCGGAGGAGCTGGTGGTCCAAACGGTCGTGGGCTCGGCGCAGTATCTCCAGGAGAGCGGGAAGAGCGCCGCTGAGCTCCGGGCGATGGTGACGTCGCCGGCGGGGACGACCGCGGCGGGGCTGCTCGAGATGGAGCGCGCGGCGCTCAGGGCGGCGATTATCGAGGGCGTCCGGGCGGCGTACGCCCGGGCGGTCGAGCTGGGCGGGCCGGCATGA
- a CDS encoding YggS family pyridoxal phosphate-dependent enzyme, which translates to MTAAAGSIAERVAAVRERIAGACARAGRNPASVRLVAVSKTFGPETVAEALAAGIHEFGENRVQEALAKVPAVAELAAQRGLPVPTWHLVGHLQTNKARAAAGAFAILHGIDSTRLLQVLDRAAAAPVRVLLEVNVAGEPSKFGFAPEDVAGAVALAQTLPHIEVAGLMTVAPRADDPEDVRPVFRRLAKLARGLGLPELSMGMTEDFEVAIEEGATMVRIGRAIFGERG; encoded by the coding sequence ATGACGGCGGCGGCTGGCAGCATCGCAGAGCGAGTCGCGGCGGTGCGCGAGCGGATCGCCGGGGCCTGTGCCCGGGCCGGGCGAAACCCGGCATCGGTGCGGCTGGTCGCGGTGAGCAAGACCTTCGGGCCGGAAACGGTGGCGGAGGCGCTCGCGGCGGGCATCCACGAATTCGGCGAGAACCGGGTGCAGGAGGCGCTGGCCAAGGTCCCGGCGGTGGCGGAGCTGGCGGCGCAGCGGGGGCTCCCGGTGCCGACGTGGCACCTGGTGGGGCACCTCCAGACGAACAAGGCGCGGGCCGCTGCGGGGGCCTTTGCTATACTCCACGGCATCGATTCGACCCGGCTCCTCCAGGTGCTCGACCGTGCTGCAGCGGCCCCTGTGCGGGTGCTGCTGGAGGTGAATGTCGCCGGCGAGCCGAGCAAGTTCGGATTCGCGCCGGAGGACGTAGCCGGCGCCGTGGCGCTGGCGCAGACCCTCCCGCACATCGAAGTGGCCGGGTTGATGACCGTCGCGCCGCGGGCGGATGACCCCGAGGACGTGCGGCCGGTGTTCCGGCGGCTGGCGAAGCTGGCCCGGGGCCTGGGCCTGCCCGAGCTGTCGATGGGCATGACCGAGGATTTTGAGGTCGCCATTGAGGAAGGGGCCACCATGGTGCGGATCGGCCGGGCGATATTTGGAGAACGCGGATGA
- a CDS encoding nucleoside hydrolase — protein MKRTKAIIDCDPGHDDAVAILLAARHFDLLGVTTVGGNAPAWQVTENALRVLELIGRPEVPVARGAAEPIIGSLPRAGERVHGATGLDGAELPRGSNRVITRGAVEFLVDTVMANAGTVVIATGPLTNVALAMRVEPRLAKSIARLSIMGGSATWGNVTAAAEFNAWADPEAAHIVFSSGARITMCGLDLTRQAAVGAETIARFRAAGTRTASVVADLLEHYRASAERVYGTPTVPLHDPCAVAALAAPELFELTEAHVAVELRGEETRGMTVVDHRYIGASEELRRSAGAPEPNCRLATKVDAGGLFRLIEEALAACP, from the coding sequence ATGAAGCGGACGAAGGCGATCATCGACTGCGACCCGGGCCACGACGATGCGGTGGCCATCCTGCTGGCGGCGCGGCATTTCGACCTGCTGGGTGTCACGACGGTGGGCGGCAATGCGCCGGCCTGGCAGGTGACAGAGAACGCGCTGCGCGTGCTGGAGCTCATCGGCCGCCCGGAGGTGCCGGTGGCCCGCGGGGCCGCCGAGCCGATCATTGGGAGCCTGCCACGGGCGGGCGAGCGGGTGCACGGGGCGACCGGGCTCGATGGCGCGGAGCTGCCGCGCGGTTCGAACCGGGTTATCACCAGGGGCGCGGTTGAGTTCCTGGTTGACACGGTGATGGCGAACGCGGGCACGGTGGTGATTGCGACGGGACCCCTGACAAATGTTGCGCTGGCGATGCGGGTGGAGCCGAGGCTGGCGAAGAGCATCGCGCGGCTGAGCATCATGGGCGGGTCGGCGACGTGGGGGAACGTTACCGCCGCGGCGGAGTTCAACGCGTGGGCGGACCCGGAGGCGGCGCATATTGTGTTTTCATCAGGGGCGCGGATCACGATGTGCGGGCTCGACCTGACGCGGCAGGCGGCGGTGGGGGCTGAGACGATTGCGAGGTTCCGCGCAGCCGGGACGCGAACCGCGAGCGTCGTGGCGGACCTGCTGGAGCACTACCGCGCGTCAGCGGAGCGGGTCTACGGCACGCCCACGGTGCCGCTGCACGACCCCTGTGCGGTGGCTGCCCTGGCGGCGCCGGAGCTGTTCGAGCTCACTGAGGCGCACGTTGCGGTGGAGCTGCGGGGCGAGGAGACGCGGGGGATGACGGTGGTCGACCACCGGTACATCGGTGCGAGCGAGGAGCTGCGACGGTCGGCCGGCGCACCGGAGCCGAACTGCCGGCTGGCGACGAAGGTGGATGCCGGGGGGCTCTTCCGCCTCATCGAGGAGGCGCTGGCGGCCTGCCCGTAG
- a CDS encoding YggT family protein, protein MNDTVASLFTLFLWLLILAVFLRSLLSWFPISQENEAARLLYRITEPLLEPVRRVLPRTGIIDFSGMVVIILLYVMIEVVRRAAAQ, encoded by the coding sequence ATGAACGACACTGTGGCGTCGCTGTTCACGCTGTTCCTGTGGCTGCTGATCCTGGCGGTCTTCCTGCGGTCGCTGTTGAGCTGGTTTCCCATTAGCCAGGAGAACGAGGCAGCCCGGCTGCTGTACCGCATCACCGAGCCGCTGCTGGAGCCGGTGCGCCGGGTGCTGCCACGGACCGGGATAATCGATTTCTCGGGCATGGTGGTCATCATCCTGCTCTACGTGATGATCGAAGTGGTCCGGCGCGCGGCTGCCCAGTAA
- a CDS encoding large ribosomal subunit protein bL35: MPKLKTHKGAAARFRVTGGGKIMRMYGSRNNFRRKKRTAVNALYSRTVEVAPSHTKLVRRLLAGQG; encoded by the coding sequence ATGCCCAAGCTCAAGACGCACAAAGGCGCCGCCGCACGCTTCCGCGTAACCGGCGGCGGCAAGATCATGCGGATGTACGGCAGCCGCAACAACTTCCGCCGCAAGAAGCGGACGGCCGTCAATGCGCTGTACAGTCGCACGGTCGAGGTCGCGCCATCCCACACGAAGCTCGTTCGCCGGCTCCTGGCCGGTCAGGGCTGA
- the infC gene encoding translation initiation factor IF-3 — MRRRPKVPPRPAPPEPRINERIRVPEVRLIDEEGRQIGIVKTSEALAMARQRDVDLVEVAAQASPPVARLMDFGRYKYEQSKKEREARKHQANVQLREVRMKPKIDDHDIDFKTRTAAKLLKEGDKVKITVMFRGREITHPQIGKALLDRVVKSLEHIALVEKEAMLEGRHMTVILAPDKKKLAALAKASAQKQAEASAAEEEDEAIAAAAAAAPVVGDDDINSDDDDGDDAEEE; from the coding sequence TTGAGGAGACGACCTAAGGTTCCACCACGGCCGGCACCGCCGGAGCCCCGGATCAACGAACGCATCCGCGTTCCCGAAGTCCGGCTCATCGACGAAGAAGGGCGCCAGATCGGCATCGTCAAAACGTCCGAGGCGCTCGCCATGGCGCGGCAGCGCGACGTCGACCTCGTCGAGGTCGCAGCCCAGGCCAGCCCGCCTGTCGCGCGGCTCATGGATTTCGGCCGCTACAAATACGAACAATCGAAGAAAGAGCGCGAGGCCCGCAAGCACCAGGCGAATGTCCAGCTGCGCGAAGTCCGCATGAAACCGAAGATCGACGATCACGACATCGACTTCAAAACGCGGACTGCGGCCAAGCTCCTGAAAGAAGGGGACAAGGTCAAGATCACGGTCATGTTCCGTGGCCGTGAAATTACCCACCCCCAGATCGGCAAGGCCCTGCTCGACCGGGTGGTCAAAAGCCTTGAGCACATCGCCCTCGTCGAGAAGGAAGCCATGCTCGAAGGCCGTCACATGACGGTCATCCTCGCCCCCGATAAGAAAAAGCTGGCCGCCCTGGCCAAGGCCTCCGCGCAAAAGCAGGCCGAGGCATCGGCCGCCGAGGAGGAGGACGAGGCCATAGCCGCCGCTGCCGCAGCAGCACCCGTCGTCGGCGACGACGACATCAACAGCGATGACGACGACGGCGACGACGCCGAAGAGGAGTAA
- a CDS encoding ABC transporter permease, with amino-acid sequence MSQTTSAAAGAAVRPAARGSGAMDGARVAAAIALRDLRAVARARSQLYSSVLTPLMLLVFLGNGVSQGLEPSRLPAGDFTAYLVAGTVVMTSVFSSTFSSASYYRDRDSGFLRLLLSSPHDPRTVLLGKSLAALLIGAAQAFLVLAVAAPFVDFGWQHGMAAGFGLALLTVVLLNLMLTGLAQALATRVHSMQGFHLVMNLALFPLLFFSGAFFPVDGLPAWMKVLAYVNPLTYAVDALQLATYATGSEGFIGYGVDFAVLAVLGAAVYALGFSRLPTLTWSGQ; translated from the coding sequence ATGAGCCAAACAACGTCAGCCGCGGCAGGGGCGGCGGTGCGCCCGGCGGCGCGGGGCAGCGGCGCGATGGACGGCGCCCGGGTGGCGGCAGCGATCGCGCTCCGGGACCTGCGGGCGGTGGCGCGGGCGCGGTCGCAGCTGTACTCCTCGGTGCTGACGCCGCTGATGCTGCTGGTGTTTCTTGGGAACGGGGTGTCGCAGGGGCTGGAGCCGTCGCGGCTGCCGGCCGGCGACTTCACCGCCTACCTGGTCGCGGGGACGGTGGTGATGACATCGGTATTCTCTTCGACGTTTTCGTCGGCGTCGTATTACCGGGACCGGGACAGCGGATTCCTCCGTCTGCTGCTTTCGAGCCCGCACGACCCGCGGACGGTGCTGTTGGGGAAGTCGCTAGCGGCGCTGCTGATCGGCGCGGCCCAGGCGTTCCTGGTGCTGGCGGTGGCGGCCCCGTTCGTCGATTTCGGCTGGCAGCACGGGATGGCCGCAGGATTTGGGCTGGCACTGCTGACGGTGGTGCTGCTGAACCTGATGCTGACCGGGCTGGCGCAGGCGCTGGCGACCCGGGTGCACTCGATGCAGGGGTTTCACCTGGTTATGAACCTGGCGCTCTTTCCGCTGCTGTTTTTCTCGGGGGCGTTCTTCCCGGTCGATGGGCTGCCGGCCTGGATGAAGGTGCTGGCGTACGTGAACCCGCTGACCTACGCGGTCGATGCGCTGCAGCTGGCCACGTATGCGACCGGGAGCGAGGGGTTCATCGGGTACGGCGTGGATTTTGCGGTGCTGGCCGTGCTTGGTGCGGCAGTGTACGCGCTGGGCTTCAGCCGGCTGCCGACGCTGACCTGGTCGGGGCAGTAG